Genomic window (Candidatus Cloacimonas sp.):
TTGTTTCGATTTATTTTCTATCCTGCCGTATGGGTGTTGGAAAAAATCAGTGACCTATTTTCCAGCCATCAGAATATTGATCGCTATGTGGGAACTCAATTCACGAATGAAGAATTTCATAATCTTATCCAGTCCGAAAGTAGCAGTCATAGCTTGGAAGAACATGAAAAAAAGATGCTGGTAGGATTATTCAGGTTTAGAGAAGCAGAGATTAAAGAGATTTATGTCCCCCGCGTTAAAATTACCGCCATTGAAGAAAACCAGAGTATTGAGGAACTAAAAAAAGTTATCGTAGATAGTGGTTATTCCAGAATTCCAGTATATCGTGGAAGCATAGATGAAATCATTGGTATAATATATGTGAAAGACCTTCTGCTGTATCCTGAGAAAAAAACAATTAAGCAATTAATGCGCACAGTTTGGTTCGTGACCGAAAATATGAAAGTGCAAACACTGTTAAATCAATTTAGACAAAGAAAATTGCAGGTTGCCGTTGTTGTGGATGAATATGGAGGCACCAGCGGCATAATTTCCCTGGAAGATATATTGGAAGAAATAGTGGGTGATATTAGAGATGAATATGATAAGGATGAAATTCCCGAGCTTATTAAAAAAGACGAAAATACTTACATATTGAGCGGTAACTTCAGCATCCGTCAATTCAATGAGAATTTTTCCACCGAAATTTCGGTAGAAGATTATGATAACCTGGCAGAATTTCTGCTTGCTTACTTCAATCATGTTCCTGAGATAGGTGATACTGTTCATTTTAATGATCAGATTGAATTTAGAATACTGGATGCCGATGAAAAAAGCATCAAACAAATTCAAGTGCAGCTAACT
Coding sequences:
- a CDS encoding hemolysin family protein, which produces MDDGKAFIIIVLFALSAFFSGSETALFSLSRVYLKRLENSSKSSAKRILKLLGKPRQLLITLLLGNTFVNLAISSFGTLLALQIGSKYGYTVSSVVTIQIILTTLLILFLGEITPKLIALSKADTVSELFSLPLILFRFIFYPAVWVLEKISDLFSSHQNIDRYVGTQFTNEEFHNLIQSESSSHSLEEHEKKMLVGLFRFREAEIKEIYVPRVKITAIEENQSIEELKKVIVDSGYSRIPVYRGSIDEIIGIIYVKDLLLYPEKKTIKQLMRTVWFVTENMKVQTLLNQFRQRKLQVAVVVDEYGGTSGIISLEDILEEIVGDIRDEYDKDEIPELIKKDENTYILSGNFSIRQFNENFSTEISVEDYDNLAEFLLAYFNHVPEIGDTVHFNDQIEFRILDADEKSIKQIQVQLTNGEET